Proteins from a genomic interval of Oncorhynchus kisutch isolate 150728-3 linkage group LG28, Okis_V2, whole genome shotgun sequence:
- the zgc:110540 gene encoding deoxycytidine kinase has protein sequence MATPPKRICSSPSFDNSFEKRTKKISIEGNIAAGKSTLVHILEKSSEEWEVIPEPIGKWCNVQTTDNEYEELSTSQKSGGNLLQMLYDKPSRWSYTFQSYACLSRVRAQLQPSSAKLQQAEKPVQFFERSVYSDRYIFASNLFESGDMNETEWAIYQDWHSWLLSQFESQIELDAMIYLRADPQRCMQRLHRRGREEEQGIPIEYLEQLHYKHECWLYHRSTQLDFEYLKDIPILVLDVNDDFKNDRIKQEAVLDKVREFLSML, from the exons ATGGCAACACCTCCTAAGAGAATATGTTCAAGTCCAAGTTTTGACAACAGTTTTGAGAAAAGAACTAAGAAGATATCCATTGAAGGAAACATTG CTGCAGGGAAGTCTACACTTGTGCACATTTTAGAAAAGTCTTCAGAAGAATGGGAGGTCATACCGGAGCCCATTGGGAAGTGGTGCAACGTTCAAACCACTGACAATGAGTATGAG GAGCTCAGCAcatctcagaagagtggaggcaacCTGCTGCAGATGCTATATGACAAACCTAGCCGCTGGTCCTACACATTCCAGAGTTACGCCTGTCTGAGTCGTGTGCGCGCTCAGCTGCAGCCCTCTTCTGCAAAGTTGCAACAGGCAGAGAAACCTGTCCAGTTCTTTGAGCGCTCTGTTTACAGTGACCG GTATATATTTGCCTCAAACCTATTTGAGTCTGGGGACATGAATGAGACTGAATGGGCCATTTACCAAGACTGGCACAGTTGGCTGCTCTCTCAGTTTGAGTCTCAAATCGAGCTGGATGCCATGATCTACCTTCGGGCTGACCCACAG AGATGTATGCAGAGGCTGCACCGCCGAGGACGGGAGGAGGAACAAGGAATTCCAATTGAATATCTGGAGCAGCTGCACTATAAGCACGAGTGCTGGCTGTACCACCGCAGTACTCA ACTTGATTTTGAGTACCTGAAAGATATCCCTATCCTGGTCCTGGATGTTAATGACGACTTCAAGAATGATCGAATTAAGCAGGAAGCTGTGCTGGACAAG GTCAGAGAATTCCTCAGCATGCTGTGA